The following are encoded in a window of Dioscorea cayenensis subsp. rotundata cultivar TDr96_F1 chromosome 16, TDr96_F1_v2_PseudoChromosome.rev07_lg8_w22 25.fasta, whole genome shotgun sequence genomic DNA:
- the LOC120278676 gene encoding zinc finger protein 10-like encodes MTQLQKQRPEKNIAGKWRWPRRRTGEEDESWEVKAFAEDTNSALGTTWPPRSYTCTFCRREFRSAQALGGHMNVHRRDRAKLRQSFQASEQSSPVMFKPPEFVVKGDHGAFHSMSFFYSFPVIAQSPVTGKRSETSESGDGGGGAVVEEGIDLELRLGW; translated from the coding sequence ATGACTCAACTTCAAAAACAGCGGCCGGAGAAGAACATCGCCGGAAAGTGGAGGTGGCCACGGCGAAGGACCGGCGAAGAAGATGAATCTTGGGAGGTAAAAGCCTTTGCAGAGGACACAAACAGTGCATTAGGGACAACATGGCCTCCAAGGTCCTACACTTGTACCTTTTGCCGGAGAGAGTTTAGGTCAGCTCAGGCACTCGGTGGCCACATGAACGTTCACCGGAGAGACCGGGCAAAGCTCCGGCAATCCTTTCAGGCTTCTGAGCAATCTTCTCCGGTGATGTTTAAGCCACCAGAGTTTGTGGTTAAAGGTGATCATGGTGCTTTTCATAGCATGAgctttttctattcttttccgGTGATAGCACAGTCTCCAGTGACCGGAAAAAGGTCAGAGACTAGTGAGAGTGGTGATGGAGGTGGTGGTGCTGTGGTTGAAGAAGGAATTGATCTTGAGCTTCGTCTTGGATGGTGA